In the genome of Drosophila subpulchrella strain 33 F10 #4 breed RU33 chromosome 2L, RU_Dsub_v1.1 Primary Assembly, whole genome shotgun sequence, one region contains:
- the LOC119548724 gene encoding piezo-type mechanosensitive ion channel component isoform X15 translates to MVFSYACMVLQRIVVPAVLVLAALMRPVGISFVYLLMFFISPFVPLATRRNFKGSVTAFFIILLALSTLVLLGHITLQILALSLTLPIYNCSFSEHLLRHIGFVSFIDLRALAIIEWLVPEVLVFATSLGSYLTVKRVASQPVGTEQLENGEVPDGQAENGQSSQAPATDANGGDVPQPTATTPLQQQQQQLRKRVSMISQHIHFEGLIKISPLFCLATLFFAAVLRPSVPGGFYFLIFLLAGTYWATCQTLQRGFALLLRCVMVVLVLHSLSIVSYQTPWMQSHLNHTTLTARLIGLEPLIESYCKPDLRYVLYNTTLSLDSYLNPFALFFAYFALALTTKHLIRPRLEAKPATAFGQQLDCNSSSINNTTGNKVNRQLSLLTSQTSRGRRDGSNPGGGGATITTTTTTTSATIRNQRLSVSLRRDQRATLNEPTETTPLVRQSTRKSRTSQPLESGSTVAPSGTQRGHDIQLDSMEQRSEQENNTTSILDQISYGFVSVGGFIYQNSYIFTNILMMAWSIVYHSWLTFVLLLWANVLWMIPNQRKAMMRSSPFIVLYAEALLIAQYIYGMDLNNDELPTSVPYLQTAGINLQQIGFERPIENQMRPCVPLIVKTAFVLMFWVTSRQFFKEKRDRRRDSTLADIIAPLQITVGSAGSSYLINDGKKTSKFLKKAGDVIKNLLVRLWIWLLVLVIFLCAITGENMTVFRICYMALFLFFLLVFQSSSKAWVKIMYGFWLFLIFYAMTILILIYTYQFDKFETYWRDYLNVSSTLQKDIGLKRYQTKDLFLHLVSPTIIVILTVIQVHYFHKRFIASLQQQSVAGGSAQQKPTETTALEPAPSKRRGSAGSLRRSQGPSAEAAPGATTDFETSVRDLVRISFRKIKNKSEYIFKNFKDVFWRFLELHIMKAVYIAAFVCSVSEVCVLHIVFVGFCVLGATSRKSVQVVISRLISFIVTIIVLSKMIYQIEYLNNSQLNVVCSDNRTANNVEWIGLTKADKVEGGLMSLLRTYIIYMVIVTMHAVITLRQLQMRVKIGAVNAPPTKLLFPHIIRADAEKDLVGLVKYLLNFGFYKFGIEISLIALVSTITYRQDIVAVAYALWLVVLLLLRRSQCAKIWGVFQAFFAISILTQYIVLVGLPPSSCLVYPWEGPFGEGIQRWTMLPGALHFNHVPKLIFDFIVLVILNRQKSIFCIEQRYASNDDYPGGSNRSVIADIAQLGRVPFDNPTHDFCSYIRNYSDILKNGVLCGFYWFTLAVVFLAGTNIADLLALGYLIGAFIFLWQGSDFYLRPIHTIILRWKWLLAFNVSNILIKTSFQMAGCLYMKQLTSGCCWLVHMLGITCTSSVPIEQIMLPEDAVSVLEPGECPKITHQVVLLWDTICFAFIIFQLRIFKSHYFCHIITDTKANNILASRGADIIESLRHKQIAHRHDHEKQVLHKIKRKMERIRATQQKMLRPLDKQTHFDEHGYPLPAPTVRRRKEIKLHPHATRAGDYYMFEEMDDKFELDLIHDEIDFLEEENITESEMKMQRRKTLYDKSKDAPTGEFPSTSKGISKERDAATASSSASPAPTRDVGDLPVIPPPSTAPPREATSKETSDSKSKMEVDSGEVTAKDSDEDFDTNPIIRLLEGFLVTLTIRLNRFSRNYRFVNRILAGEKKTLKESSSLNRLGLSSAAAMFHFLKSNLESAGEFNLEEENFAQRDHHIIVEVLISSWYALLANTDLICYIVVFVNQVVNASLISLPLPIMVFLWGTLSLPRPTKTFWVTLIAYTQAIVLIKCIFQFKLIWSNYHQLPNQPLTPAKIFGVENKAHYAIYDLILLLVLFLHRYLLKSQGLWKSGYKDTDNQFTKPTASIDDRDDSDNLSQPDSRQLNDDAAAQKLSLQVSQASLPGSPEFSKTGINQLERTKYTSSLYKFFFSLVHKSRLATDVYALMFLCDFVNFFVLLFGFTAFGTQQTESDEGVQTYLAENKVPIPFLIMLLVQFLLIVIDRALYLRKALVNKIIFHFFSVIGIHIWMFFVVPAVTERTFNSLAPPIIFYVIKCFYMLLSSYQIKSGYPKRILGNFFTKGFSMVNMIAFKVYMQIPFLYELRTILDWVCIDSTMTIFDWLKMEDIFSNIYLIRCTRQSETDFPAMRAQKKASLSKLIMGGTIVLLIVICIWGPLCLFALGNAVGTSNVPYHVSLSIRIGPYDPIYTTNNYDSMFAINSEMYSQMTNAYLKEKQALTFIAGYDPTDVAAVKLAGNSPSLWNIAPPDRQRLLNDLRNNHTLNARFSYSLTRKAPAKGLKESVGDEHAISLDESFEGRAALIHMLSETHDVAPLHSNTTTNGTITPEIEEVVVIPGMIPKFIKVLNSGDAAVVGVLSEKHHEYRPLVIKMHRDNETNGLWWEIRDFCDDNFYNETLSKFAYSNCTSGIVMYTFNDKKFPSTFSFLTAGGIIGLYTTFVLLASRFMKSFIGGQNRKIMFEDLPYVDRVLQLCLDIYLVREALEFALEEDLFAKLLFLYRSPETLIKWTRPKEEYVDDDGDTDSIPSRMSVRRPEQLQPQQPQ, encoded by the exons ATGGTCTTCAGCTATGCGTGCATGGTGCTCCAGCGCATCGTGGTGCCAGCGGTCCTGGTACTCG CTGCGCTGATGCGACCAGTGGGCATATCCTTTGTGTACCTGCTGATGTTCTTTATTTCGCCCTTCGTGCCCCTGGCCACGCGTCGCAACTTTAAGGGATCTGTGACGGCCTTCTTCATCATCCTGCTGGCGCTGAGCACGCTGGTCCTTTTGGGTCACATAACGCTCCAGATTCTGGCGTTGAGCCTTACGCTCCCTATCTACAACTGCTCGTTCAGTGAGCACCTACTGCGACACATTGGCTTCGTGAGCTTTATTGATCTGAG GGCATTGGCCATAATTGAATGGCTTGTGCCTGAGGTGCTGGTTTTCGCCACCTCCCTGGGATCGTATCTCACGGTTAAGCGAGTGGCCTCTCAGCCCGTCGGAACCGAGCAGTTGGAGAACGGAGAAGTGCCCGATGGCCAGGCGGAAAATGGCCAGTCCTCACAGGCACCTGCCACAGATGCCAATGGTGGAGATGTGCCCCAGCCGACGGCCACCACGccactgcagcagcagcaacagcagctgaGGAAACGCGTGTCCATGATCAGCCAGCACATCCACTTCGAGGGATTGATCAAGATCT CTCCTCTGTTCTGCCTGGCCACGCTGTTCTTTGCTGCCGTGCTGCGTCCCTCGGTGCCCGGTGGTTTTTACTTTCTCATTTTCCTGCTGGCCGGCACCTACTGGGCAACCTGCCAGACGCTGCAACG GGGCTTCGCGTTGTTGCTGCGCTGCGTGATGGTCGTCCTCGTGCTGCACTCCCTGTCCATTGTATCCTACCAGACGCCGTGGATGCAGAGCCACCTCAATCATACCACCCTGACAGCCCG CTTGATTGGACTGGAACCGCTCATTGAATCCTACTGCAAGCCGGACCTACGATACGTTCTGTACAATACTACGCTGTCACTGGACTCATATCTCAATCCCTTTGCCTTGTTTTTTGCCTATTTCGCACTGGCCCTGACCACCAAGCATCTCATTAGGCCACGG TTGGAAGCGAAGCCCGCCACCGCATTTGGCCAGCAGCTAGATTGCAATAGCAGCAGCATCAACAACACCACCGGCAACAAGGTCAACCGCCAGCTATCGCTGCTCACCTCGCAGACGTCGCGGGGTCGTCGGGATGGGTCCAATCCTGGCGGAGGTGGAGCCACCAttaccaccaccaccaccaccacctcggCCACAATCCGCAATCAGCGCTTGAGT GTTTCTTTGCGCCGTGATCAGCGTGCAACGTTGAATGAACCGACTGAGACGACGCCT TTGGTGCGCCAAAGTACGCGAAAGAGCCGTACATCTCAACCGCTGGAAAGTGGATCCACGGTGGCGCCCAGTGGCACTCAGCGGGGCCATGACATTCAGTTGGACTCCATGGAACAGCGATCGGAGCAGGAGAACAACACCACGTCCATACTGGATCAGATATCATATGGCTTCGTCAGCGTGGGAGGTTTTATCTATCAGAACAGCTATATATTCACCAATATTCTGATGATG GCCTGGTCCATAGTATACCACAGTTGGCTGACTTTTGTCCTGCTGCTCTGGGCCAATGTGCTGTGGATGATTCCGAACCAACGGAAGGCCATGATGCGATCCAGTCCATTCATAGTCTTATATGCTGAGGCGCTCCTGATTGCCCAGTATATATACGGCATGGATTTGAACAACGATGAACTGCCAACAAGCGTTCCC TATTTGCAGACAGCGGGCATTAACCTGCAGCAAATTGGCTTTGAACGACCCATCGAGAACCAAATGCGACCATGTGTCCCACTGATCGTGAAGACTGCCTTTGTACTGATGTTTTGGGTGACATCACGGCAGTTCTTCAAGGAGAAACGCGATCGCCGGAGGGATAGTACACTGGCGGATATCATTGCGCCACTGCAAATCACCGTGGGATCGGCTGGTTCCAGCTACCTCATCAACGATGGCAAGAAGACCTCAAAGTTCCTAAAGAAGGCCGGCGATGTGATCAAGAATCTACTGGTGCGCCTCTGGATCtggctgctggtgctggttATCTTCCTGTGCGCGATCACTGGCGAGAATATGACAGTCTTCCGCATCTGCTACATGGCCCTGTTCCTATTCTTCTTGCTGGTCTTTCAATCTTCGTCCAAGGCCTGGGTTAAGATCATGTATGGCTTCTGGCTGTTTCTGATCTTCTACGCCATGACCATACTCATATTGATCTATACATATCAGTTCGACAAGTTCGAAACATACTGGAGAGACTATCTTAATGTGTCCTCTACACT aCAAAAGGACATTGGCCTTAAGCGCTATCAGACTAAGGATCTGTTCCTCCACTTGGTCTCGCCCACGATAATTGTGATCTTGACCGTGATCCAAGTGCACTATTTCCACAAGCGCTTCATCGCATCGTTACAACAGCAGTCGGTGGCTGGTGGATCGGCACAACAGAAACCCACGGAGACAACTGCCTTGGAACCGGCGCCATCCAAGCGCCGTGGTAGCGCCGGTTCACTACGTCGATCCCAGGGACCTTCGGCGGAGGCTGCTCCCGGAGCCACCACTGATTTCGAGACATCTGTGCGAGATTTGGTGCGCATATCGTTCCGCAAGATCAAGAACAAGTCGGAGTACATATTCAAGAACTTCAAGGACGTCTTCTGGCGCTTCCTGGAACTGCACATCATGAAGGCTGTCTACATCGCAGCCTTCGTGTGCAGCGTCAGCGAAGTCTGCGTTCTGCACATTGTCTTCGTGGGCTTCTGTGTGCTGGGCGCCACCTCGCGCAAGTCCGTCCAGGTTGTCATCAGCCGCCTCATCTCGTTCATTGTCACCATCATAGTGCTGTCCAAGATGATCTATCAGATCGAGTACTTAAATAACTCGCAGCTTAACGTGGTTTGT TCTGACAACCGGACCGCCAACAATGTCGAATGGATTGGCCTCACCAAGGCCGACAAGGTAGAGGGTGGACTGATGAGCCTGCTGCGCACCTACATCATCTATATGGTTATTGTGACCATGCACGCTGTGATCACTCTCCGCCAGCTCCAAATGCGCGTGAAGATCGGAGCCGTAAATGCACCGCCCACCAAGCTGTTGTTCCCCCATATTATTCGGGCTGATGCTGAGAAGGATTTGGTGGGACTGGTCAAGTATCTCCTCAACTTTGGCTTCTACAAATTCGGTATTGAGATATCGCTGATCGCCCTGGTCTCCACCATTACATATCGCCAGGACATTGTGGCCGTCGCCTATGCTCTGTGGCTAGTTGTGCTTCTGCTTCTGAGAAGATCGCAATGTGCCAAAATCTGGGGAGTGTTCCAGGCCTTCTTTGCCATTTCCATATTGACACAGTACATAGTGCTGGTCGGACTGCCGCCGAGCTCATGTCTGG TTTATCCTTGGGAAGGCCCCTTTGGCGAGGGCATTCAACGCTGGACAATGCTGCCGGGAGCCCTGCACTTCAACCACGTGCCCAAGCTGATCTTCGACTTCATCGTCCTGGTCATCCTGAACCGCCAGAAGAGCATATTCTGCATCGAACAGCGTTATGCGAGTAACGACGACTATCCGGGTGGCAGCAACCGCAGTGTGATTGCGGATATTGCCCAGCTAGGTCGCGTTCCCTTCGACAATCCCACCCACGACTTTTGCTCGTATATACGCAACTACTCGGACATCCTGAAGAACGGAGTGCTGTGCGGCTTCTACTGGTTCACCCTGGCGGTTGTTTTTCTGGCCGGTACCAATATTGCGGATCTTCTGGCACTGGGCTATCTGATCGGAGCGTTCATCTTCCTGTGGCAGGGATCGGACTTCTATCTCCGCCCCATACACACCATCATCTTGCGCTGGAAGTGGCTGCTGGCCTTCAATGTCTCCAATATACTCATCAAGACGTCCTTCCAGATGGCTGGATGTCTGTACATGAAGCAACTGACCAGTGGATGCTGCTGGCTGGTGCACATGCTAGGCATCACATGCACCAGCAGTGTGCCCATAGAACAAATAATGCTGCCTGAGGATGCGGTTTCGGTGTTGGAGCCCGGCGAATGCCCTAAGATCACCCACCAGGTGGTCCTGCTGTGGGACACGATCTGCTTCGCCTTCATCATCTTCCAGCTGCGCATCTTCAAGTCACACTACTTCTGCCACATCATCACGGATACCAAGGCAAATAATATCCTGGCCTCTAG AGGAGCCGACATCATTGAGAGCCTGCGGCATAAACAGATTGCCCATCGTCATGACCATGAGAAGCAGGTGCTGCACAAGATCAAGCGGAAGATGGAGCGCATCCGTGCCACGCAACAGAAGATGCTCCGGCCCCTGGACAAACAGACCCACTTCGATG aaCATGGTTATCCACTTCCTGCACCAACAGTACGCAGAAGGAAGGAAATTAAATTACATCCACATG CCACACGTGCTGGTGATTACTACATGTTCGAGGAGATGGATGATAAGTTTGAACTTGACCTGATACACGACGAGATTGATTTTCTGGAGGAGGAGAACATCACCGAGAGCGAGATGAAGATGCAGCGCCGCAAGACCCTCTACGAC AAGTCGAAGGATGCTCCCACTGGTGAATTCCCCTCTACCAGCAAGGGCATCTCCAAGGAACGCGATGCGGCCACAGCTTCCAGTTCGGCTAGTCCAGCGCCCACCAGGGATGTGGGTGATCTCCCGGTGATACCACCACCTTCTACTGCCCCGCCACGTGAGGCCACCTCCAAGGAGACTTCCGACAGCAAGTCCAAAATGGAAGTGGATAGCGGCGAGGTGACGGCCAAGGATTCGGATGAGGACTTTGATACCAATCCTATTATCAGACTGCTCGAGGGCTTCTTGGTCACGCTGACCATAAGACTGAACCGCTTCTCGCGCAACTATCGCTTTGTGAATCGCATCCTGGCCGGCGAGAAGAAGACCCTCAAG GAATCCAGCTCGCTGAATCGCCTAGGGCTGTCCAGTGCCGCTGCCATGTTCCACTTCCTCAAGTCAAATCTCGAGAG CGCGGGTGAATTTAATCTGGAGGAGGAGAACTTTGCCCAGCGAGACCACCATATCATTGTGGAGGTGCTGATCTCCTCGTGGTACGCTCTTTTGGCCAATACGGATCTCATTTGCTACATTGTGGTGTTCGTCAATCAG GTGGTCAATGCCAGTCTTATCTCCCTGCCGCTGCCCATCATGGTCTTTTTGTGGGGCACCTTGTCTCTGCCACGTCCCACGAAAACCTTCTGGGTCACCCTGATTGCCTACACCCAGGCCATTGTCCTGATCAAGTGCATCTTCCAGTTCAAACTGATCTGGTCTAACTACCACCAACTGCCCAATCAACCGCTGACACCTGCCAAAATCTTTGGCGTAGAGAACAAAGCCCACTATGCGATATATGACTTGATTCTGTTGTTGGTCCTGTTCCTGCATCGCTATCTTCTGAAATCGCAGGGCTTGTGGAAATCGGGCTATAAGGATACGGATAACCAGTTCACCAAACCCACCGCTAGCAT TGATGATCGCGATGATAGCGACAATCTATCGCAACCCGACTCCCGCCAGCTGAACGATGATGCTGCTGCTCAGAAGTTGAGTCTCCAAGTGAGTCAGGCCTCTTTGCCAGGTTCACCAGAGTTCAGCAAGACTGGCATCAATCAGCTAGA ACGCACCAAGTACACCTCTTCGCTGTACAAGTTCTTCTTTAGTCTTGTCCACAAATCCCGCCTAGCCACAGATGTTTATGCCCTGATGTTCCTCTGCGATTTTGTGAACTTCTTTGTGCTGCTCTTTGGTTTCACTGCCTTTGGA ACCCAACAAACGGAAAGCGATGAGGGAGTCCAGACTTATTTGGCGGAAAACAAAGTGCCCATACCATTCCTGATCATGTTGCTGGTTCAGTTCCTGCTCATCGTTATAGATCGAGCTCTGTACCTGCGCAAGGCTCTGGTGAACAAGATCATTTTCCACTTCTTCTCGGTGATTGGAATACACATCTGGATGTTCTTCGTGGTGCCGGCCGTTACGGAGCGAACTTTCAATTCCCTGGCACCACCAATCATTTTCTACGTGATCAAGTGTTTCTACATGCTGCTAAGCTCTTATCAAATCAAATCGGGTTACCCCAAGCGCATTCTGGGCAACTTCTTCACCAAGGGCTTCTCAATGGTCAATATGATTGCCTTCAAGGTGTACATGCAGATTCCGTTCCTGTACGAGCTGCGAACAATTTTGGATTGGGTGTGCATCGACAGCACAATGACCATATTTGACTGGCTGAAGATGGAGGACATCTTCTCGAATATCTATCTGATCCGCTGCACCAGGCAGTCGGAGACTGATTTTCCAGCCATGAGAGCCCAGAAGAAGGCGTCCCTTTCCAAGCTGATCATGGGTGGAACCATTGTCCTGCTGATTGTGATCTGCATCTGGGGACCTCTGTGCCTGTTTGCCCTGGGCAATGCGGTGGGCACCTCGAATGTGCCCTACCACGTGTCGCTGTCGATTCGAATTGGACCCTATGATCCCATCTACACAACGAATAACTACGATAGTATGTTCGCGATCAATTCCGAAATGTACTCTCAAATGACCAACGCGTACCTAAAGGAGAAACAGGCACTGACTTTTATTGCTGGATATGATCCAACGGATGTAGCGGCTGTTAAGCTTGCAGGAAACTCGCCATCCCTTTGGAACATAGCACCGCCGGATAGGCAGCGGTTGCTAAATGATTTGAGAAACA ATCACACACTGAATGCCCGCTTTTCCTATTCCCTCACCCGAAAGGCTCCCGCCAAGGGATTAAAGGAAAGTGTTGGTGATGAGCATGCCATTTCCCTGGACGAATCCTTCGAGGGCCGAGCAGCACTTATACACATGCTTAGCGAAACTCATGACGTGGCGCCACTTCACAGTAATACTACAACCAATGGAACTATTACTCCCGAAATCGAGGAAGTAGTCGTGATACCAGGCATGATACCCAAGTTCATAAAAGTTCTCAACTCTGGCGACGCTGCTGTGGTTGGTGTGTTGAGCGAAAAACACCACGAGTACCGACCGTTGGTTATCAAAATGCATCGGGACAACGAGACCAATGGATTGTGGTGGGAGATACGGGACTTCTGCGACGATAACTTCTACAACGAAACGCTGTCCAAGTTTGCCTACAGCAACTGCACTTCGGGTATAGTGATGTATACATTCAACGATAAGAAATTCCCATCGACGTTCAGTTTCCTCACAGCCGGAGG CATCATTGGTTTGTACACCACCTTTGTGTTATTGGCCTCGCGCTTTATGAAGTCCTTCATTGGTGGTCAGAACCGAAAGATTATGTTCGAGGATCTGCCTTATGTGGACAGAGTGCTGCAACTTTGTCTGGATATTTATTTG GTACGCGAGGCTTTGGAATTCGCTCTGGAAGAAGACCTGTTTGCCAAATTGCTCTTCCTGTACCGATCGCCCGAGACGCTAATCAAGTGGACCCGTCCCAAGGAGGAGTACGTGGACGATGACGGCGACACCGACTCGATTCCCAGCCGAATGAGTGTGCGCCGGCCCGAGCAGCTGCAGCCGCAGCAACCACAATAA